In Callithrix jacchus isolate 240 chromosome 18, calJac240_pri, whole genome shotgun sequence, one DNA window encodes the following:
- the LOC128930089 gene encoding uncharacterized protein LOC128930089 — MACLWLRKCAGLHEQVAAAQRAEDGGCKRADRALRTPVGLLGDWRFEAWARAQGGNRGKVVRGGGGRCLPAGGRTKRSACQEWDSNPRLQGRLRPERSALDRSAILTARRGPSPFACLGALGRCVPCATHGSRGRSRHRVNSTGWLWRGRPGVPTPDPNHLRGAGRPCTPPPPRLRRRDPRRARAHQVLGAAAWLFRRRLFLPARSLRWRQQTGRTERFHATRTRSCRGPAPDPGGIAGCCVGCRVRSRHRWRVAGDRSRAGTCRALAVGRRRGSRQGSVSAVGVGSGVPLTVAVVLVSIVVSIPACHAGDRGSIPRRGGSNPFWAPPRTQPVCPTYPPSAPQLAARRHLGPGLPGPLVPVASLAPLASCISCLFLSPAAWSPQLGGLLSPPRRPTSRRPKVAVGRGSLPRAQGPVGDGEVRTLWALSGCGPARHLVYGSGGPGRRGRESAPRGRQAGSRSDRSRHAPVGRGAALGGAVAARRAAAAGLSVGRTDGLTEGRSGQPGCAGLRRRARSREPRADSAVGGIVESIAAFQAVYLGSIPGQCSGPPFARVSSARARRVRSWPLAARLCAPVGEGGGGGVWKVDCDRDQSCWGRLSSRFETL; from the exons ATGGCGTGCCTCTGGTTGCGGAAGTGCGCGGGGCTCCACGAGCAAGTCGCTGCTGCTCAGCGGGCAGAAGATGGAGGGTGCAAACGGGCAGACCGTGCACTCCGGACGCCTGTGG GCTTGCTTGGAGACTGGCGTTTTGAAGCATGGGCGAGGGCTCAAGGCGGGAACCGAGGCAAGGTGGTCCGGGGTGGCGGTGGGCGTTGCCTTCCGGCGGGTGGGCGGACCAAAAGATCCGCTTGTCAGGAGTGGGATTCGAACCCACGCCTCCAGGGGAGACTGCGACCTGAACGCAGCGCCTTAGACCGCTCGGCCATCCTGACGGCGCGCCGTGGCCCGTCGCCGTTCGCGTGCCTGGGAGCCCTTGGCCGGTGCGTTCCGTGCGCAACCCACGGATCGCGCGGGCGGAGCAGGCACCGAGTGAACTCAACCGGCTGGCTCTGGCGCGGACGCCCTGGCGTCCCCACCCCGGACCCAAACCATCTGAGGGGTGCAGGCCGCCCCTGCACGCCCCCGCCCCCGCGCCTCCGCCGGCGGGACCCCCGCAGGGCACGCGCCCACCAGGTCCTAGGAGCAGCCGCCTGGCTGTTTCGCCGGCGCCTCTTCCTCCCGGCGCGATCCCTGCGTTGGAGACAGCAGACAGGGCGCACGGAGAGGTTTCACGCCACTCGGACCCGGAGCTGTCGGGGTCCCGCTCCGGATCCGGGTGGGATCGCAGGGTGCTGTGTTGGGTGTCGGGTTAGGTCGCGCCACCGGTGGCGGGTGGCGGGTGACAGGTCGCGGGCAGGCACGTGCCGGGCCCTTGCGGTCGGTCGGCGGAGGGGATCAAGGCAGGGCTCGGTGTCCGCGGTCGGAGTGGGGTCTGGCGTCCCGTTGACCGTCGCCGTCGTCCTCGTTAGTATAGTGGTGAGTATCCCCGCCTGTCACGCGGGAGACCGGGGTTCGATTCCCCGACGGGGAGGCAGCAATCCTTTTTGGGCCCCGCCTCGGACTCAGCCTGTGTGCCCAACCTATCCTCCTTCCGCCCCCCAGCTGGCCGCAAGGCGCCATCTCGGGCCTGGACTGCCTGGTCCCTTGGTCCCTGTGGCCTCCTTGGCCCCCTTGGCCTCCTGCATCTCCTGCCTTTTCTTGTCCCCGGCCGCTTGGTCGCCACAGCTTGGCGGCCTCCTCTCGCCCCCACGGCGCCCAACGAGCCGCCGGCCCAAAGTGGCTGTCGGAAGAGGCTCCCTGCCTCGGGCCCAGGGCCCGGTGGGAGACGGAGAAGTGAGGACCCTGTGGGCCCTCAGCGGCTGTGGCCCCGCCCGGCACCTGGTTTACGGCTCTGGCGGCCCCGGCCGGCGAGGGAGAGAGAGCGCCcccagaggcaggcaggcaggcagccgGTCCGACCGGAGCCGCCACGCTCCGGTGGGGCGCGGGGCAGCCTTAGGCGGCGCCGTCGCAGCGcgcagggcggcggcggccgggctGTCGgtcggacggacggacggactgACAGAGGGACGCAGCGGCCAGCCGGGCTGCGCCGGGCTTAGGCGGCGCGCTCGCTCGCGGGAGCCCCGGGCTGACAGTGCTGTTGGTGGTATAGTGGAGAGCATAGCTGCCTTCCAAGCAGTTTACCTGGGTTCGATTCCCGGCCAATGCAGTGGCCCACCTTTTGCTAGGGTCTCAAGCGCCCGAGCCCGTCGTGTCCGGTCTTGGCCTCTGGCTGCACGCCTGTGCGCCCCggtgggagaaggaggaggtggcgGTGTTTGGAAGGTGGACTGCGATCGGGACCAGAGCTGCTGGGGCAG gctctcttccaggtttgagACCCTCTAG